The genomic segment AGCTTTCCATCACGTCAGATGCCGAAGCAAAAACGATGCAAACAGCCCAACAGTTTGAAAATAACAAGCAGTATATAGAAAATGTTCAATCCGTACCGAATCTAGGCGACGAGGCTTATTACGGAGGGAGCGGGCTTAAAGCAGGCGCAGGGCTTCATGTTCTGGTAAAAAACAAAGGGGTCCTCATCCATATCGTTGTAGGGCTTGGCTTTGGAAACAAAGACGAGCAAAAACATTTAGAGATTGAAACATCGATCGCAAAAAAAGTAATTGAAAAACTATAGGAAAGAACCATGCATAAAATATTGATACTGTTAACCATATTCTGTTTGAATTTTGTTATAGCGCAAACCGGACAAAAAGACATTCCCGGAAGTCAAAACCATCCTATGATATCCAAATATAAAGATTCGGTGATTGTCGGATACGCGTTTCAAGAATACGGAGAATTGACGCTGCCCCTTGGGAAAGCCGTTCTTAACAACAACGTGGCCTACCTTAAGAGTCAGAAGGAAGAAGGGAAGCTTACGCGTCTTCTTTATCTGATACCTCCCAAACGCTCTACGCTTGAAGTATATAAAAACTATGCATTAGAGCTTGAAAAAGCGGGTTTTGAGATTTTATTTACTTGTGCGGGCGACGATGAGTGCGGTACGCTTTTCCATCAAGCTATATGGGCGCCCCAAAGAGCATTGAAAAATTCACGTGATCTTTCAACGATTTTTGCAATGCCTTCAGAACAACGTCTGCTGGTGGCCAAACTGACCCGCCCTGAAGGCGATGTTTTTGTATCGCTTTATGTTGCATCCAATGACCAAAGCGAACCAAAATGGGCATCCAAAAAAGTCACCGCGCTCCTTGAAATTCTTGAAACGATTCCTATGCAAGAAGCGATGGTGAGCGTCAATGCTGAAACCATGTCAAAAGAAATAAACACGGCAGGACATATCGCGCTCTACGGAATATACTTCGATGTAGACAAGTCGGATATCAAACCCCAATCAAAACCCGTTCTTGATGAGATAGCAAAGCTGCTAAACGGCAATCCTGCATTGTCGCTTTATATCGTCGGGCATACTGATAGTACAGGTACGTTTCAGCACAATATGAATCTGTCGCAAAAAAGGGCTCAGTCTGTTGTCAAATCTCTTGCTTCAGACTACAAAATCAACGCAAAAAGACTTTCCGGGCATGGGGTTGGTCCTCTTTCTCCTGTAGCAACAAACGATACCGATGAGGGAAAAGCAAAAAATAGAAGAGTGGAACTGATCAAAAAATAATGGCTGCCCGCATACCGGCTGCACCCTGAAAAATGAGATACAAGAACTATAATTTTTTTGTATCGCTATTTTCATACATATTGTCAAGAATATTTAAAAGAGGCAGATAGATCATCTCCGCTTCCGAAATATCAAAGCGCGCCATATTGGGAAAAAAGAAATGACTGTTTCTGTTTCTCCTGGTGCGTATGATAAGATAGAATGCTTTGGCTATAAATTGAAACTTCTCTTTGTCTATGCACAGCTTCTCAAAAGATGCCTCGGCTGCCTTTAACGCGCTTGAGGCTGTTCCCGTGTTGATCTGTGAAATATAAGAAATATGAAGGTCTTTAAGATTGGTGTCAAGCCACTCATTTTTTAAGGCAGTGACCTTTTCTCCATACTCACAATTCTCACGTCGTTTAAAAAAATTGATGTGATGCTTAAGCAGCGCGGCTTTAAAAAGGAGCTCACACGCCAAAGCAATATTTCTATAAAAATCTACCGCCAAGTGCGGCTCTTTTAATTCATATTTTTGAAGCGAGAAAAAACCGTCTTTATAGCTTATGATATTTTCATAAGTTGCCAAATGGATTGCATAGTGATGGTTCTCTTGGGCTAAATTACTGATATCAATCGCCATGATCTCTCTTTTGTTTATTGTTTATTGTTTACAGATTTAATTTTAACATATTTAGAAGTTTTTAGATTCTTGTCTTGACAAGTATTTAAAAACTTTCTATAATGGTGTAAAAAAAGGAGGGGAATTGAAATGAAATTTGACATGGACAATTCATTGGGGTTTATCTTGAACAAGACCTCTTTGCTTTCAAAAGCAAACTTCAGCCAACAAATCAAAAAATTTGATATCTCTCCTGAACAGTGGTCTTTGCTGTTTCGGGTTGTAGAAAAAAAAGGCCTTACACAAAAAGAGCTGTCTGATTCTACCTATAAAGATCAGGCAAACATCACTAGAAGCATCGATAGACTTGAAAAAAAGGGTTTAATCCAAAGGGTTTCAAACGACTTTGACAGAAGGATTATCAATCTGTATCCTACTGATGAGGCAATCACGCTGACAGAAAAAATCATTCCGATATCCGCAGCATTCAATCGGCTTTTAGCCAGAGGTTTTACACAAGAAGAGTACAAAACGCTTCTTGTGCTGCTAAAAAAAATTTATTCCAATCTAGAAAAAAAGGAACACTATGAATCTTGAAAATAAAATTATTCTAATCACCGGAGCAAATGGCGGACTGGGAAGAGCATTTGTAGAATATGCCATTAAAAACCATGCAAAAAAAATTTACTGCTGCGCAAAAGATATCGCTGCACTTGAAGATCTAAAAAACAAAAGCAACGCCATTGAATTATGCAGCTTGGACATTACCGACAAAGAGCAGATTAAAAAACTGGCTTCAACTATCGAAGCTATCGATATTTTGATCAACAATGCAGGCGTCAATAGTTCAAAAAAAGTATTTGAAGAATCGGCTATTGATTTTGAGGTTAATGTCTTTGGCACACTCAACGTCTGTCGAACACTCAATCATAAAATAGCAAAAGAAGGCGCGATCATCAACGTCAGTTCGATCTTGGCATTGGTAAATCTTCCCGTTAACGGCTTATATTGTGCCTCAAAAAGTGCCCTGCACTCTTTAACGCAGGCAATGCGGGCCGAACTTGCTTCAAGACAGATTGAAGTTTATGAAGTTTTGGCAGGACCTATCGACACCAATATGTCAAAAGATCAGGAGATGGAAAAATCAAAACCGCAAGACATTGTAAATGGAGTTTTTAAAGAATATGAAAATAAAAATTATGAAATTTATCCTGATGGTTTTTCACAAATGATCAAAGAAGGACTCTCCAAAGATCCGCTCTCCGTAGAGAAGAATTTTGCACAATCTGTGCAATAAGACTGCGCAATCACCCGTATGCGGGCGATTGCGAACTATAGATGGGGGCACTAAACAGCTCTTTTTGCCTCGTCTATTCTTGCGCTTTTGGCTCCTTTAATTTTTTGCTCCATTCGCACCCTTCGGCATTCCCGCCTTCACAGGCCTTGTCAAAAAGTTCTGCCGCCTTATTTTTATCCTGCTCTGCCCCTTCTCCGTACTGATACATCAATCCAAGCAGAACACACCACTCTTCCTCTCCGCTTTCGCAGGCCTTAGCATAGAGTTCTGCTGCTTTTGGTTTGTCTTGCTTCACACTCTCTCCCCACGCATACATATTGCCGAGTTTGCCGCATCCAAATGCATCCCCGCCTTCACAGGCTTTGGCAAAACACTCCGCTGCTTTGGCTCTATCTTGTTTTACATTTTCTCCCATGTCATACATACTTCCCAGTCTTGCGCACCCAAAAGAATCCCCCCCCTCACAGGCTTTAGCGTAAAGCTCTTTGGCTTTTTGCTTGTCTTGCTCTTTGTCTTGCGCTGATTCATACATAGCGCCAAGCTTTCCGCACCCAAAAGCGTCCCCTCCTTCACAGGCTTTAGCGTAAAGCCCCTTAGCTTTTTGCTTGTCTTGCTTGACACCCTCTGCAGCTTCATACATAAAACCGAGCTTGCTGCACCCGCGAATATCTGTTTTCTCACATGCTTTGCTAAAAAACTCTACGGCGCTTTGATACTCTTTGTCTTCATAGGCCTTCATCCCTTTGTCAAAATCGCTGGTTAAAAGATTGATCCCCAGCACAATACCGGCTGCTGCTATTACAAGTCCTGCTATAATCAATATTATTTTTTTCACTAGTTTCCTTTTTTGTACATTTAAAACATTTCTCATTCAAGTGAAAGATCACACCGTTTATATAAGCGAAACTTTTCCGATCACCCGACCGACAAGATGCAGCTCCAAAAGCTCTTCGCTGCTTATCCGTTCACTGTTGTAGTTTTTGTTATCGCTTATCAATTCGATACTGCCGTCGATCATAAGAGCTATTCTTTTTACAAAAAGTCCGGCATTGGTAAAAACTACAAACACACCTCCTTTAGAAATATCGCAAGCCGCCGTATCAAAAAGAATGATTTCTCTGTCATGCAGCGTAGGTTCCATTGAGTCCCCTGTTACATTAAGTGCTGCCACATGAGAAGGGTTTGGCTGCTTTGTTTTGTAGAGAGAATCCAAAAAAACTTTATCAATGCCAAGCATCTCATAATTTTCTTCAAAATTAAAAGCTCCTCCTCCTGCGCTTGCATTTATATTTGAAAAATACTTAATCTTTGCATATTTTTCAGTTTCCTCTTCAAGCAATTGAGGAAACTGATCAAAAAGCATCCAATTGATCGATATTTTTCTCTTTGCACAAAAAATAGCTATCTGCTCATAGGGAATTGCGCCTCTTTTTTTGAGGTGGCTTAATGATTCTTTGGACAACCCTAAGACTGCTGCCACATCTTTGTCAAAAACTTTTTTGTTAGGCAGCTCAGAACTGATAACATCTTTTATTTTTTCTATAACAGCCTCTATTTCAGCGCCCATATTATATTTTAAAACCTCATAATTATGATAATGTATAACTATCTTTTTCTCTGCTTCCCGCAAATAATTGACATTGTATCAACTATTTTATAAATAGTTTCTACTTTAGTTATAGTTTTGTTCATTCAATAAAACACAAAAGAAAGGAGTTTTGATGAAAATTCACTTGGATTTGGATTGCTATTTTGTATCGGCAGAAAGAACAAGATATCCTTTTTTGAAAAACCGGTGTGTTGCCGTAGCAAAAGGAAGTGACAAAAAAATATTTTCAGACAGAAAAAAAGATGGTGTCTTTTTAGATAAAACAGGGGCTTTTAATTCGATGCTGGGATTTAAAAATGATTTTTGGCATCGCTCTCCTGTATCCGCCTGGAAAAATGAGTTTATTGATGAGGACGGAACCATTCACGGCATTGTCATTGCCAAAAGCTATGAAACGAAACCTTACGGAATCAAAACAGGGATGCCGCTTAAAGAAGCGCTACTGCGGTGCCCAGAGCTCATAGTGCTGCCGAGCGATCATCTATTCTATCAAGAGCTGTCGGGCAAACTGAAATCATTTTTGGAACTTAAAATTCCCCTGCTTGAACAGTATTCTATCGATGAATTTTTTGGCGATTTAGACGGCTGGATAAAAGATGAGGATACAGAAGCGTTTATTAAAAACCTCAAAAGTGAAATACTGCAAAAGTTTAATTTGCCTATTACCATAGGCGCAAGCCAATCAAAATGGATTGCTAAACTGATCACAGATAAAATAAAACCGTTTGGTGCCAAAGCGTTGTCACAAAATGATGCCGATAGGTTTATAGAGCATATCACTATCAATGATTTTCCCGGCATTGGAAAAGCTGTATCAAAAAAACTGGCCTCCTATGGCGTTAAAACACTTGGTGAAGCCAAAACCAAACCGCAACTTTTTGAATCCTACGGCAAAACAGGAAGAGATCTTTACAAAAGAATTTGCGGGATTGACAATGAAAAAGTAATACCCTACAGCGACAGACGGAGTATAGGAATCGGCAGAAATTTCAAGGCCGTCTCCGATAGACGAGAGGTTCGCAGGAGAACGATGATCCTTGCTAGATACCTAAGCCATGCTATACAAAAACTCAAACTCAACCCAACGACATTTTATTTTAAAATCAGATACGAATATGGTCTGAAAAGTGCTCAATCCGTTACCTGCGATAGGTTTTTTAATGAAAAATTTTTGGTCGATTTGGCTGTCGAGACAATCTCAAAACTGGATAATCATTTGGGATACAAAATTCATTACATTGCCATCAGTGCATCAAATTTTTCTACCAAACCTCACCCCAAGACATTTTCCGTTTTAGAGTACGACAAAGACAAAAAATATGCTGATCTTTCGGCGCATATGCTTAAAATACGAAAAAAATACGGCATAGATATCATCCGGTACGGAAGCGAACGGTTGTAATTCATATTGAGTCTATATTGACCGGCTATACTCCTGCGCAAAGGAGTATAACATGGTGCGTATCATCTATTTGCTTGTAATAAGCATGCCTCTGCTAGGCGCTACAATGCAAGAGCTCGTCGACTTGGGTCTCAAACAAAACACCGCAATAGAACAAAGCAGACTGCAAACACAACAGGCTCAACTGCTGCATCAGCAAAGCCAAATTGAGCAATACGGCTCGCTGGATTTAGTGGGAGACTTCGTGCATTACAATACTCCAAGGACCCTTGCACCGCTTACCCCGTCTGCCATCGGCAGCGGAACGCCTATTGCAACAACCGAAGACCTTTTTTCGGGGGGCTTGACTTACAGCGTCCCTTTATTTACAGGATTTGAACAAACCAGACAAATTCAGATACAGGCGCTTGGGAAGCAAATAGCACACATCAAACACAAACTAACACAAGAACAGCTTGTTTACAATATCAAATCGCTTTATCTGGCGATCTTAGCACAACAAGAGATCAAAAATGCACAACACACCTATACGCAAGCTCTTAAAAAACTTAAATCTCAAATTGCCTACGAAGTAGAATTGGGGAAAAAAGCCAAAATAGATCTGATAAAAGCACAGTCTGATCTGCGTGCATCGCAAACCCAAGAAGAGATCTTTCAAAGCAATATCACTATCACCAAAGCAACGCTTGCATCGCTTGTAGGCATGGATCAAATCGTCTCTGTTTCTCCTTTGCACATCAACATAAAAAAGCCTCGCTACAATGCAGATATGCTTTTAGACAATGCCTTGCATCTTGCAAAAATAGAGATCAAAGATATGGAAGTCAAAAAAGCAGACAAAACCGTAGAGAAAAATAAATCATCCGCGCTTCCCCAAATCAATCTTTCAAGCTATGTTGGCAAAAACTACGGGAAAGACGAAACACTTAGCGATTGGGACAATGAAACGCTTTGGCAGGTCGGCGTCAATATAAAATGGAATGTTATGGATTTTGGAAAACGAAAAATAGAGGTGCAAAAAGCCAAAATAGCCAAAATGGAGGCGACCCTTGAAAAAGAACAGGCAAGACTTGATTTAAAAAAAATGCTTATCGAGAGTATTGAAAAAATCAATCAGGGGTATGAGGAGTATAGTAGCAACAGCGCTCAAATAACACTTTTAAAAGAGAGTGAAACTATAGAAAAGGTTCGCTATCAAAACGGAGTCTCAACACTCAATGATCTTCTTTTGGCAAGAAGCAGAACGCATCTTGCGCACGCGCAACTCATTCAAAGCAAATTTGAGTATCAAAAAAATATCTATTATTTGGAATATATTATGGAAACAGGGGTACACAATGAATAAAAAAACCGCCATAGCCATTATCGCTATTGTACTCATCGCAGGACTTCTAATAAAAGGAAAAAACGTACTGCAAGAAAGAAAAGCACAGATTGCCAATGCTTCCTTGCCTCAGAAAGAAGAGATCGGCATCAATCTTATTGAACCAAGACAAGGAACCCTCCAAAACAAAGTTTCCTATTTAGCACATATCGAGGCAGACAAAAGCATTATGCTTTCCACCAAACTGTCAGGATATATAGAGCATATCACAGTAAAAGAATCACAAAAAATACACAAAGGCGATCTACTTGTCCGTATCGACGATAAGGAGTTGCGCTCCGAGATTGACGGACTTGAAACAACCCATGCCCAGCAAAAAAGTGATGCATCCCTGGCTAAAAGTATCTATGACCGCAATGTCAAATTGTATAAGGTTGGCGGATTGGCACGAGAACAGGTTGATATTTCCCGCGTTACCATGCAAAACAAAGAGGCTATTGCTGCCAACACGAAACAAAAAATTATCCGGTTGAACCATCAGCTCTCTTATTTGCAAATTCTTGCCCCTTTTAACGGAGTGGTCGATGCAATTATGCTCCATGAGGGGGATTTGGCAATCGCAGGGAAGCCGATCCTTAGCCTGAGCAACGGAGAGAAAAAGCTAGTATTTTCTTACGCTCCGGGAAATGTTCCTGTTAAAGAAGAGCAAAAAGTATTTGTCGGCAAAGAAAAAGTGGGTGAAATAAAAACTATCTATACCACGGCACAAAATGGTTTAATGCGAGCAGAAACAGGAAACACCCCCTCCCTCTCTCTTCCCTCGGGGAGCACACTCACTGTCGAGGTGCTTAAAGAAGAATCCCAAGGCTGCATTCTGCCAAATGATACCATTGTACACAACAAAGAGGGCAACTTCATCATGGCCTATACAGAAGGTAGTTTTACAGCAATGCCGATTAAGCTGTTGATGCAAAACAACAACGAATCCCTTGTTGAGCCTTGTCCTCATACGCCGGTCGCCCAGGCAAATGAGTCCAAACTGGGGCAATTGCCCTTTTACGGAAAAATAAATATTTCAGGAACAGTTCATGAGTAAACCATCAAGCAGCTGGATAGAAAAAATCCTCAAAAAACCCTATATCATTTTTTCTTTTTTGGCTCTTTTTGTTTTTTCCGGCATAATGGGATACGGAAAGATTCATCGCAACCTTTTTCCAAATTCCAACTATCCTGAAGTTGCCCTGGTGATTGTAGAGCCCGGCGCTTCAGCTAAAAGTATAGCAAGCAATATCGCCGTCACGGTAGAAGAAGAACTTTATGCACTTGATGAAATCAGGCGCGCCTACTCCAATACGATCGATGAAGTGACGGTCATTCGTGCAGAGTTTGAATACAGTAAAAATATCGATACCGCGGTAAACGACGTAGCCAACGCCCTTTCGAAAATACGCGCCAAACTCCCTTCGGACATTCAAGAACCGCAAATCATAAAAATCACCGAAGCAACTGCTCCCGTGCTTGTGGTTGCCATGTCGCCTAAAAACAAAAATATAAACCTAGAGGATATCCGCGATTTAGCAAGCGGGGACATCAAGCATACACTGCTAAAAACAAAAGGTGTTGCCAATGTCGATATTTTTGGCGGCTATCAAAAAGAGCTGCAAATTATTATAGACAAAAAGAAACTCGACAGCCTTCATCTTTCTTTAGGGGAAGTTCTTGCTGCTATCCAAAAAAGCGACAAAGAGTATGCAATTGGATTTATGAGCAACGATGAACATCGCTATCTGATCAAATCCCAAGGCAAAAGAAAACAGGTAGAAACACTCAAACTCCTCCCTCTTTCACCTGATCTCAAACTTGCTGATGTGGCAGAGATTTATTTTGGCCACTATGAAAATAGCGCTTCATATTTTGGAAACGGGAAAGAGGCAATAGCCTTATCGGTACAACGCTCTATCAGTGCGGATGTTATCACAACAATCGAAAAAGCAGAGCAGCTGATTGAAAAATTTAAAACAAAATATCCGCAAATCAATTTTGAAATATCAGATACGCAAAAAGAAACCATCGCCCAAAGTACACAAAATATGCTCGAATCTCTTCGTGATGCCATAGTGATGTCAACACTTGTTGTTTTTTTATTTCTTGCAAGTTTTCGCCAAATTTTAGTTGTTTTGGTCACCATTCCGTTGGTTTATGCTTCAACCATTGCTTTAATGTGGCTGACAGGGATAGACTTCAACGTCATCACACTCACTGCAATCATTTTGGCTCTTGGACTTTTGCTGGATGACACCGTCGTAGTAGTTGAAAACATAGAGCGACACTATAAAGAACTCAACAAGCCCATTCACGATGCTGTTTTTGATGGAACCAAAGAAATTATGTTTGCAGATTTAAGCGGCTCTATCACGACGATGATCGCTCTTGCGCCTATGCTTTTTGTCGGCGGATATCCCCAAACGGTTTTTGCTCCGCTTGTAGGAACGTTGCTTTTGGCACTTTTAGCTTCTTATGTCGTCTCTATTATAGCAGTACCCTTGTTGTCTCTTTATATTTTAACAATCCAAAACAGGTTTATCCTAAAAATAGAAAATGGTTTTCATAGGGTTACGGGTCAAGCCAACCAAATGATTCATACTTTTTTTTCTTCTATTGTACAAACGGCTGTCACACGCAAAAGTGTAGGAATAGTTTATTTTGTCCTCCTGCTTGGACTTTTCTTCGCATCTGTTAAATTTGTTATGCCCGTTGTAGGCCAAGAACTCATGCCTCCTATGGATACGGGTGCTGTAAACATCAAAATCACCACAGACGCAAATCTTCCTATAGAAAAAAGTGAAGTGATTATGAGAGAGACAAACAAAATAATCCAAAAACAGGGCAAACTTTTAAGAGTTTCTGGAAGCATTGGAAGCGAGGCAGGAATACTCAGCATCGGAAGCGGAAGCGGGACAGAGCATCTCTCTATCGTAGCAACTTATATAGACAGGCACCAAAGAGACAAAACTATCTGGGAGATATCTAATGCATTGCGCAAAGAAATCGTACAAATCCCGTATGTAAAAGATGTTGATATCTCCCCCTACGGAGCAACCGGACTTGCCAGCATACGCGCAAGTGTCAATGCCATGCTGAGCGGATCGAATTTTGATATGCTGCACCGCACAGGCGCCAAAGTAGAAGAAGCCTTACAAAAAACGCAAGGAATAGTTTCTACTTCTGCAACATGGGATATGGATAAAACCGTCTACAATCTTCTCATAGATGAAGCTCAGGCATTGAAATACAGACTAACCTCTTCTGAAATAGCACACCAAATACAAACCGCCCTCAGAGGTGCCACAGTCGCTACTTTTTCTAAAAGCAATCATGTGGACTACGGTGTAAGGGTTTGGCTTCCAAAAGAACAAATCAACACCCTTGACAAAGTTCTTTCCTTATATATAGACACCCCCGAAGGAAAGATACCCTTACATAAAGTAGCCACCCTTGCCAAGACAAAAGAGCCTACCATTATTACCAGAGAAGGACTTAACTATACGCTTGAAATCTATGGTCACAGAGAAAAAGAGGCCATTTCGCATGTTATGGCAAATTTTGAAAAACAGCTTGAAGATGTAGCTTTGCCAAAGGATATAGAACTTGAGCAAATAGGTGACATTAAACACTTTAAAGCCTCTGCAGAAAGAATGATTGGGGCAATCTCTGTGGCAATTGTATTGATATTTTTGACTCTTATTATCATGTTTAGCAGTATAAAAATCTCTTTAATGATTATCTTTTCTATCCCCCTGACAATCATTGGTGCTTCATGGACAATGCTGGGCATGAATTATCACGTCTCCATGCCTTCGATGATGGGATTTATCTTGCTTTCTGGAATCATTGTAAATAATGCTATTTTATTGATACATTTTGCACTTGAGCAGATGAAAGAGGGGGTAGACAAAACAAAAGCGATGCTAGAATCCATTAGAATCCGCACCAGACCGGTTCTAATGACAGCTCTTTCCGTATCGGTGGGAATGCTGCCTATCGCCCAGGGTGCGGCCATAGGACTTGAACGGCTTGCACCATTGGGAGCAGTAGCCATTGGGGGTCTTATTATAGGAACACTCATGACTTTGATTTTTATTCCTATCCTATTTATCTGGACTGTAAAAAATAAAGAAGCAATACTCTAAAACATAAACCGATTATTTTCTTGTGCCAAAGAAGATGATTGGATAAATTACATCGCACCTGGTTGGAATTTTCATCATCTATTCGTATTCGATCTCTATCATACTCTTTGTCTTTTTTGAAAATATCTGCCTTTTTACTTTACCGGCGCCCAAATATTTTTTGGCGCCATTATTGTCTTTGTCTAAAATAATATATCTGTTTTCCTCTTCGCTGATTTCATTTTTGTCATTTTTGATATGCTCTACCCGATAAACTAGCCTTACTGCGTCAACAAAGGCACTTGCCCCTCTGCTCTGCGATGAGTTTTTAGTCCCATGATGAATGAAAATAATCGTTTTCTTTTCTTTGGTGGCCCATCTGGTAAACAGATTAATAAACATTCGTGCATGAGCATTATTATTTTCATCCGCACCAAACATCGCTATAAGCGGGTCAAGAATAATTACATCATAAGCACTCAGTGCTCGTTTAAACTGATAAAATTTACTGCTGGTGGATATACTCCCCCT from the Sulfurovum sp. UBA12169 genome contains:
- a CDS encoding MarR family transcriptional regulator, giving the protein MKFDMDNSLGFILNKTSLLSKANFSQQIKKFDISPEQWSLLFRVVEKKGLTQKELSDSTYKDQANITRSIDRLEKKGLIQRVSNDFDRRIINLYPTDEAITLTEKIIPISAAFNRLLARGFTQEEYKTLLVLLKKIYSNLEKKEHYES
- a CDS encoding short-chain dehydrogenase, with the translated sequence MNLENKIILITGANGGLGRAFVEYAIKNHAKKIYCCAKDIAALEDLKNKSNAIELCSLDITDKEQIKKLASTIEAIDILINNAGVNSSKKVFEESAIDFEVNVFGTLNVCRTLNHKIAKEGAIINVSSILALVNLPVNGLYCASKSALHSLTQAMRAELASRQIEVYEVLAGPIDTNMSKDQEMEKSKPQDIVNGVFKEYENKNYEIYPDGFSQMIKEGLSKDPLSVEKNFAQSVQ
- a CDS encoding phage repressor protein; the protein is MGAEIEAVIEKIKDVISSELPNKKVFDKDVAAVLGLSKESLSHLKKRGAIPYEQIAIFCAKRKISINWMLFDQFPQLLEEETEKYAKIKYFSNINASAGGGAFNFEENYEMLGIDKVFLDSLYKTKQPNPSHVAALNVTGDSMEPTLHDREIILFDTAACDISKGGVFVVFTNAGLFVKRIALMIDGSIELISDNKNYNSERISSEELLELHLVGRVIGKVSLI
- a CDS encoding DNA polymerase IV — translated: MKIHLDLDCYFVSAERTRYPFLKNRCVAVAKGSDKKIFSDRKKDGVFLDKTGAFNSMLGFKNDFWHRSPVSAWKNEFIDEDGTIHGIVIAKSYETKPYGIKTGMPLKEALLRCPELIVLPSDHLFYQELSGKLKSFLELKIPLLEQYSIDEFFGDLDGWIKDEDTEAFIKNLKSEILQKFNLPITIGASQSKWIAKLITDKIKPFGAKALSQNDADRFIEHITINDFPGIGKAVSKKLASYGVKTLGEAKTKPQLFESYGKTGRDLYKRICGIDNEKVIPYSDRRSIGIGRNFKAVSDRREVRRRTMILARYLSHAIQKLKLNPTTFYFKIRYEYGLKSAQSVTCDRFFNEKFLVDLAVETISKLDNHLGYKIHYIAISASNFSTKPHPKTFSVLEYDKDKKYADLSAHMLKIRKKYGIDIIRYGSERL
- a CDS encoding acriflavin resistance protein; this encodes MSKPSSSWIEKILKKPYIIFSFLALFVFSGIMGYGKIHRNLFPNSNYPEVALVIVEPGASAKSIASNIAVTVEEELYALDEIRRAYSNTIDEVTVIRAEFEYSKNIDTAVNDVANALSKIRAKLPSDIQEPQIIKITEATAPVLVVAMSPKNKNINLEDIRDLASGDIKHTLLKTKGVANVDIFGGYQKELQIIIDKKKLDSLHLSLGEVLAAIQKSDKEYAIGFMSNDEHRYLIKSQGKRKQVETLKLLPLSPDLKLADVAEIYFGHYENSASYFGNGKEAIALSVQRSISADVITTIEKAEQLIEKFKTKYPQINFEISDTQKETIAQSTQNMLESLRDAIVMSTLVVFLFLASFRQILVVLVTIPLVYASTIALMWLTGIDFNVITLTAIILALGLLLDDTVVVVENIERHYKELNKPIHDAVFDGTKEIMFADLSGSITTMIALAPMLFVGGYPQTVFAPLVGTLLLALLASYVVSIIAVPLLSLYILTIQNRFILKIENGFHRVTGQANQMIHTFFSSIVQTAVTRKSVGIVYFVLLLGLFFASVKFVMPVVGQELMPPMDTGAVNIKITTDANLPIEKSEVIMRETNKIIQKQGKLLRVSGSIGSEAGILSIGSGSGTEHLSIVATYIDRHQRDKTIWEISNALRKEIVQIPYVKDVDISPYGATGLASIRASVNAMLSGSNFDMLHRTGAKVEEALQKTQGIVSTSATWDMDKTVYNLLIDEAQALKYRLTSSEIAHQIQTALRGATVATFSKSNHVDYGVRVWLPKEQINTLDKVLSLYIDTPEGKIPLHKVATLAKTKEPTIITREGLNYTLEIYGHREKEAISHVMANFEKQLEDVALPKDIELEQIGDIKHFKASAERMIGAISVAIVLIFLTLIIMFSSIKISLMIIFSIPLTIIGASWTMLGMNYHVSMPSMMGFILLSGIIVNNAILLIHFALEQMKEGVDKTKAMLESIRIRTRPVLMTALSVSVGMLPIAQGAAIGLERLAPLGAVAIGGLIIGTLMTLIFIPILFIWTVKNKEAIL